The Variovorax paradoxus genome window below encodes:
- a CDS encoding GDP-L-fucose synthase encodes MRIYVAGHRGMVGQSLSRRLRALGHEVVTRDREALDLLDQEAVRRFFASERIDQVYLAAAKVGGIHANMSYPAEFIYQNLMIAANVTHQAFLANVTRLLFLGSSCIYPRLADQPIAEEALLGGRLEPTNEPYAIAKIAGIKLCESYNRQYGASHGIDYRSVMPSNLYGPGDNYHLENSHVVPALIRRFHLAKSTAAPSVLIWGTGRARREFLYVDDMVDGCIAVMNLPRAVYDTHTEPMRAHINLGTGDDLSIAELADHIREVVGYRGRIEFDTSQPDGAPRKLLEVSRAASIGWRATMPLTDGLRRTYADYSRAVRPVETLAPA; translated from the coding sequence ATGCGTATCTACGTTGCAGGCCATCGCGGCATGGTGGGCCAATCGCTCTCGAGGCGCTTGCGCGCCCTGGGCCACGAGGTCGTCACGCGCGACCGCGAGGCGCTCGACCTGCTCGACCAGGAGGCGGTGCGCCGCTTCTTCGCGAGCGAACGCATCGACCAGGTCTACCTGGCCGCGGCCAAGGTCGGCGGCATCCACGCCAACATGAGCTACCCGGCCGAGTTCATCTACCAGAACCTCATGATCGCGGCCAACGTGACGCACCAGGCCTTCCTCGCGAACGTCACGCGGCTGCTGTTCCTCGGATCGAGCTGCATCTACCCGCGCCTGGCCGACCAACCGATCGCCGAGGAGGCGCTGCTCGGCGGCCGGCTCGAGCCGACCAACGAGCCCTACGCGATCGCCAAGATCGCCGGCATCAAGCTGTGCGAGAGCTACAACCGGCAGTACGGCGCCTCGCACGGCATCGACTACCGCAGCGTGATGCCGAGCAACCTCTACGGGCCCGGCGACAACTACCACCTCGAGAACAGCCACGTGGTACCGGCGCTGATCCGGCGCTTCCACCTCGCCAAGTCCACCGCCGCGCCGAGCGTGCTGATCTGGGGCACGGGCCGCGCGCGCCGCGAGTTCCTCTACGTCGACGACATGGTCGACGGCTGCATCGCGGTGATGAACCTCCCGCGCGCCGTCTACGACACGCACACCGAGCCGATGCGCGCCCACATCAACCTCGGCACCGGGGACGACCTGTCGATCGCCGAGCTGGCCGATCACATCCGCGAGGTGGTCGGCTACCGCGGGCGGATCGAGTTCGACACCTCGCAGCCCGACGGCGCGCCGCGCAAGCTGCTCGAGGTGTCGCGCGCCGCCAGCATCGGCTGGCGCGCCACGATGCCGCTGACCGACGGCCTGCGGCGCACCTATGCCGACTACAGCCGCGCGGTGCGGCCGGTCGAGACTCTCGCGCCGGCCTGA
- a CDS encoding glycosyltransferase — translation MPDYLFYDTLRLNRGAGGVLNVSEVLLRGMRLSAGQAIASASERHPRLFELARRSGLSRFVLETLLYNAHQLRAWLSGRRVWSLFPNYFLPFAPFGRHRDAIVIVHDLQYKAHPEHFSRTKRLWLDWNLRRLARSHAQVVFISRSSQQDFERHFGPCRHSTVIFNPVDAVATPVPPDAPPAGERYLIAAYHYYPHKNFGGTLRLFERMKRAGLVDRLDITGNGAAEVARMVAAEAPALRGCVHHRGLVSREELIGLYRGAQAFISLSRFEGFNLSAAEAATLGVPLLLSDIPVHRELFGGYAFLVDERRCDLEALSRYLASHRQARPAWANAPACTPAAVAARYLGLQRTAASFEGALP, via the coding sequence ATGCCCGACTATCTCTTCTACGACACGCTGCGCCTCAACCGGGGCGCCGGCGGCGTGCTCAACGTCTCCGAGGTGCTGCTGCGCGGCATGCGGCTGTCGGCCGGCCAGGCGATCGCCTCGGCCAGCGAGCGGCATCCGCGGCTGTTCGAGCTCGCGCGCCGCAGCGGGCTCAGCCGCTTCGTGCTCGAAACCCTGCTCTACAACGCCCACCAGCTGCGCGCCTGGCTGTCGGGACGGCGGGTGTGGTCGCTGTTCCCGAACTACTTCCTGCCCTTCGCCCCGTTCGGCCGGCACCGCGACGCGATCGTGATCGTGCACGACCTGCAGTACAAGGCGCACCCCGAGCACTTCAGCCGCACCAAGCGGCTCTGGCTCGACTGGAACCTGCGCCGGCTCGCGCGCAGCCACGCGCAGGTGGTGTTCATCAGCCGCAGCAGCCAGCAGGACTTCGAGCGCCATTTCGGGCCTTGCCGGCACTCGACGGTGATCTTCAATCCGGTCGACGCGGTCGCCACGCCGGTCCCGCCCGACGCCCCGCCCGCCGGCGAGCGCTACCTGATCGCGGCCTACCACTACTACCCGCACAAGAACTTCGGCGGCACCTTGCGGCTGTTCGAGCGCATGAAGCGCGCGGGGCTGGTCGACCGGCTCGACATCACGGGCAACGGCGCGGCCGAGGTGGCGCGCATGGTGGCGGCCGAGGCGCCCGCGCTGCGCGGCTGCGTGCACCACCGCGGGCTGGTATCGCGCGAGGAACTGATCGGCCTGTACCGCGGCGCGCAGGCCTTCATCTCGCTGTCGCGCTTCGAGGGCTTCAACCTCTCCGCCGCCGAGGCGGCGACTCTGGGCGTGCCGCTGCTGCTGTCGGACATCCCGGTGCACCGGGAGCTGTTCGGCGGCTATGCCTTCCTCGTCGACGAGCGGCGCTGCGACCTGGAGGCGCTGTCGCGCTACCTCGCGTCGCACCGGCAGGCACGCCCGGCGTGGGCGAACGCGCCGGCCTGCACGCCCGCGGCGGTGGCGGCGCGATATCTCGGGCTGCAGCGCACGGCCGCTTCCTTCGAGGGCGCACTGCCATGA
- a CDS encoding polysaccharide biosynthesis protein produces MPIRPLRLPSALPLQGLGALASRFYVYLSGFLAVFLLAANVAPARFGAYSVYQSVLEAALVVGTLGSALLFSRHAAGPGPRIRRGDLVRTLAIGLPIALLLALGMLALQRVPASAMALVLMAATLAVFSFNSLRLAYSRGLGHAGLLNLESGLRSSILVLGVVGFAALGHAGDALDVPQLLAINLFAFVLVAAAIVRTGRAGRPPRGAATLALSAQGGATVYSLLLFLLRKSDLLVVAFFMPLGYVGAFKLAFLLAEAPSQFVQAFLYTRTPAMRTASAGQLEASAFRLARQSFLLGCGLFAGLAALIVLAAPLLKVGHEALEIFLCIAPYFLLRTYTVHHEMLLALRVPVASLARWALLEVGLRLLSYAVVIRAFPGQPHYVFLLACASDFVLYELRMRLEFGSYPIVRIARGLAHGALRSRP; encoded by the coding sequence ATGCCGATCAGACCGCTCCGCCTGCCGTCCGCGCTGCCCCTGCAGGGGCTGGGCGCGCTGGCGTCGCGCTTCTACGTCTACCTCTCGGGCTTCCTCGCCGTCTTCCTGCTGGCCGCCAACGTGGCGCCCGCGCGTTTCGGCGCGTATTCGGTCTACCAGTCGGTGCTCGAGGCGGCGCTGGTGGTCGGCACGCTCGGCAGCGCGCTGCTGTTCTCGCGCCATGCGGCCGGACCGGGCCCGCGGATCCGGCGCGGCGACCTGGTGCGCACGCTCGCGATCGGGCTGCCGATCGCGCTGCTGCTGGCGCTCGGCATGCTGGCGCTGCAGCGCGTGCCCGCGTCCGCCATGGCGCTGGTGCTGATGGCCGCCACGCTTGCCGTGTTCTCGTTCAACAGCCTGCGTCTGGCCTACAGCCGCGGGCTCGGCCACGCGGGCCTGCTCAACCTCGAATCCGGCCTGCGCTCGAGCATCCTGGTGCTGGGCGTGGTCGGCTTCGCCGCGCTGGGCCACGCGGGCGACGCCCTCGACGTGCCGCAGCTGCTGGCCATCAACCTGTTCGCCTTCGTGCTGGTGGCCGCGGCCATCGTGCGCACGGGCCGCGCCGGCCGGCCGCCGCGCGGTGCCGCCACCCTGGCGCTCTCGGCGCAGGGCGGCGCGACCGTCTATTCGCTGCTGCTGTTCCTGCTGCGCAAGTCCGACCTGCTGGTGGTGGCCTTCTTCATGCCGCTGGGCTACGTGGGCGCCTTCAAGCTCGCGTTCCTGCTGGCCGAGGCGCCGTCGCAGTTCGTGCAGGCCTTCCTCTACACCCGCACGCCCGCGATGCGCACCGCCAGCGCCGGGCAGCTCGAGGCCTCGGCGTTCCGGCTCGCGCGGCAATCCTTCCTGCTGGGCTGCGGCCTGTTCGCGGGGCTGGCGGCGCTGATCGTGCTGGCCGCGCCGCTGCTGAAGGTCGGCCACGAGGCGCTCGAGATCTTCCTGTGCATCGCGCCCTACTTCCTGCTGCGCACCTACACCGTGCACCACGAGATGCTGCTCGCGCTGCGCGTGCCGGTGGCCTCGCTGGCGCGCTGGGCGCTGCTCGAGGTCGGGTTGCGGCTGCTGTCGTACGCGGTGGTGATCCGGGCCTTTCCGGGCCAGCCGCACTACGTGTTCCTGCTCGCCTGCGCCAGCGACTTCGTGCTCTACGAGCTGCGCATGCGGCTGGAGTTCGGCAGCTATCCCATCGTGCGCATCGCGCGCGGCCTGGCGCACGGCGCGCTGCGGAGCCGGCCATGA
- a CDS encoding glycosyltransferase WbuB has protein sequence MKILLHSMNFAPELAGVGKYSGEMARWLSARGHAVRVIAAPPFFPQWQVAEGHSAWAYRRGDWHGVDLWRAPTWVPARPRTPARLAHLASFMLSSLPLLLAQARWRPDVVMVVEPPLFCAPGVLLLSKLAGSRSWLHIQDYEVDAAFGLGLVRGGRVRRMALAAERWLMGRFDRVSTISAAMLAKAADKGVAPERLVLFPNGVDLRAIRPAPPRDPEAPNPAGGYRAALGIAPDAVLVLYAGSLGHKQGIELLAEAAALLADAPALHFVICGNGPSRASLMDACLRLRHVHFLDLQPAERLDELLGSADIHVLPQRADAADLVMPSKLTGMLASGRAVIVTAHPDTELGRAVTGRGVVVPPGDARALADAIAQLAACRSRREALGAAGRAFAEAELDQDAIFQRLEAELLRCLAKPGEQPASP, from the coding sequence ATGAAGATCCTGCTGCACTCGATGAACTTCGCGCCCGAGCTGGCCGGCGTGGGCAAGTACTCGGGCGAGATGGCGCGCTGGCTGAGCGCGCGCGGCCACGCGGTGCGCGTGATCGCGGCGCCGCCCTTCTTTCCGCAGTGGCAGGTGGCCGAGGGCCATTCGGCCTGGGCCTACCGCCGCGGCGACTGGCACGGCGTCGATCTGTGGCGCGCGCCGACCTGGGTGCCCGCGCGTCCGCGCACGCCGGCCCGCCTCGCGCACCTGGCCTCGTTCATGCTGTCGAGCCTGCCGCTGCTGCTGGCGCAGGCACGCTGGCGGCCCGATGTGGTGATGGTGGTGGAGCCGCCGCTGTTCTGCGCGCCCGGCGTGCTGCTGCTGTCGAAGCTCGCGGGCAGCAGGTCGTGGCTGCACATCCAGGACTACGAGGTGGACGCGGCCTTCGGCCTGGGCCTGGTGCGCGGCGGCCGCGTGCGGCGCATGGCGCTGGCGGCCGAACGCTGGCTGATGGGGCGCTTCGACCGCGTCTCGACGATCTCGGCCGCGATGCTCGCCAAGGCCGCCGACAAGGGCGTGGCGCCCGAGCGGCTGGTGCTGTTCCCGAACGGCGTCGACCTGCGCGCGATCCGGCCCGCGCCTCCCCGCGATCCCGAGGCACCCAACCCCGCCGGCGGCTACCGCGCCGCGCTCGGCATCGCGCCCGACGCGGTGCTGGTGCTCTACGCGGGCAGCCTGGGCCACAAGCAGGGCATCGAGCTGCTGGCCGAGGCGGCCGCGCTGCTGGCGGATGCGCCGGCGCTGCACTTCGTCATCTGCGGCAACGGGCCGAGCCGCGCGTCGCTGATGGATGCCTGCCTGCGGCTGCGCCACGTGCACTTCCTCGACCTGCAGCCGGCCGAGCGGCTCGACGAGCTGCTCGGCAGCGCCGACATCCACGTGCTGCCGCAGCGCGCCGACGCGGCCGACCTGGTGATGCCCTCGAAGCTGACCGGCATGCTCGCGAGCGGCCGGGCCGTGATCGTGACCGCGCATCCCGACACCGAGCTCGGCCGCGCCGTGACGGGCCGCGGCGTGGTGGTGCCGCCGGGCGACGCACGCGCGCTGGCCGACGCGATCGCGCAGCTCGCGGCCTGCCGTTCGCGGCGCGAGGCCCTGGGCGCGGCCGGCCGCGCCTTCGCCGAGGCCGAGCTGGACCAGGACGCGATCTTCCAGCGCCTCGAGGCCGAGCTGCTGCGCTGCCTCGCGAAACCCGGCGAGCAGCCCGCATCGCCATGA
- the galE gene encoding UDP-glucose 4-epimerase GalE: protein MNAALSPPRILVTGGAGFIGSHACVALIAAGYLPVVLDTLVNSSARSLERIAAITGVAPVLVRADVRDAAALERVFAAHAFGAVLHLAGLKAVGDSVDDPLGYYEVNVAGTLALVRAMDGAGVRRLVFSSSATVYGDTASSPIPESAPHAAVNPYGRTKAMVETVLLDLARADARWGIACLRFFNPVGAHESGLIGEHPNGRPNNLMPYISQVAVGTLAHLVVHGTDYDTADGTGVRDYVHVMDVAEGHVAALRHVTREPGILMANLGTGRGASVLEVVAAFERASGRAIALRLGPRRPGDAPAYWADAASAQARFGWRARRSLDDMCADSWRWQVGNPHGFDEAAPPPPPPPLPLPRTPFTQPGIPSCPIPLLPL, encoded by the coding sequence ATGAACGCCGCCCTCTCCCCTCCCAGGATCCTCGTGACCGGCGGCGCGGGCTTCATCGGCAGCCACGCCTGCGTGGCACTGATCGCGGCCGGCTACCTGCCGGTGGTGCTCGACACGCTGGTCAACAGCAGCGCGCGCTCGCTGGAGCGGATCGCGGCCATCACGGGCGTGGCACCGGTCCTGGTGCGCGCCGACGTGCGCGATGCCGCGGCGCTCGAGCGGGTGTTCGCCGCGCATGCCTTCGGCGCGGTGCTGCACCTGGCGGGGCTGAAGGCGGTCGGCGACTCGGTGGACGACCCGCTCGGCTACTACGAGGTCAACGTGGCGGGCACGCTGGCGCTGGTGCGCGCCATGGACGGCGCGGGCGTGCGCCGGCTGGTGTTCTCCTCCTCGGCCACGGTGTACGGCGACACGGCGAGCTCGCCGATCCCCGAGAGCGCGCCGCACGCCGCCGTCAATCCTTACGGCCGCACCAAGGCCATGGTCGAGACGGTGCTGCTCGACCTGGCCCGTGCCGACGCGCGCTGGGGCATCGCCTGCCTGCGCTTCTTCAATCCCGTGGGCGCGCACGAGAGCGGCCTGATCGGCGAGCACCCGAACGGCCGCCCCAACAACCTCATGCCCTACATCTCGCAGGTGGCGGTGGGCACGCTCGCGCACCTGGTGGTGCACGGCACCGACTACGACACCGCCGACGGCACCGGCGTGCGCGACTACGTGCACGTGATGGACGTGGCCGAGGGCCACGTGGCCGCGCTGCGCCACGTGACGCGCGAGCCGGGGATCCTGATGGCCAACCTCGGCACGGGGCGCGGCGCCTCGGTGCTCGAGGTGGTCGCGGCCTTCGAGCGCGCCAGCGGCCGCGCGATCGCGCTGCGCCTCGGACCGCGGCGCCCCGGCGACGCACCGGCCTACTGGGCCGACGCGGCCAGCGCCCAGGCCCGCTTCGGCTGGCGCGCGCGCCGCAGCCTCGACGACATGTGCGCCGACAGCTGGCGCTGGCAGGTTGGCAATCCGCACGGCTTCGACGAGGCCGCGCCGCCACCCCCACCCCCACCGCTTCCGCTACCCCGAACGCCTTTCACTCAACCAGGGATCCCTTCATGTCCGATACCGTTACTTCCTCTCTAG
- a CDS encoding response regulator transcription factor, which produces MSDTVTSSLETPESGRTFARRASYTTGVCPPAEPQWPHFLTGQENAPVRVLLVDDDEFMRRVIAQELLSDMRIQLQAQAGSVREGRRLLASQEFDVLMLDLHLGDGTGFDLIREARKQHSYCEIIVVSALEDDAHVMRAFELGATGYLLKNAWLQSFAQAVLQVVNGGAAITPRLSRRLLARLSQQGGDVPPDAPQREATLTVREREVLRCVARGCVSKEISERLGISGQTVNAHIKNIYKKLQVHSRAQAVSFATHTGQL; this is translated from the coding sequence ATGTCCGATACCGTTACTTCCTCTCTAGAGACGCCGGAGTCCGGCCGGACCTTCGCGCGTCGCGCGAGCTACACCACGGGCGTCTGCCCGCCGGCCGAACCGCAGTGGCCGCACTTCCTGACCGGGCAGGAGAACGCGCCGGTGCGCGTGCTGCTGGTGGACGACGACGAGTTCATGCGGCGCGTGATCGCGCAGGAGCTGCTGTCGGACATGCGCATCCAGCTGCAGGCGCAGGCCGGCAGCGTGCGCGAGGGGCGGCGCCTGCTGGCATCGCAGGAATTCGACGTGCTGATGCTCGACCTGCACCTGGGCGACGGCACCGGCTTCGACCTGATCCGCGAGGCACGCAAGCAGCACAGCTACTGCGAGATCATCGTGGTCTCGGCGCTCGAGGACGACGCCCACGTGATGCGCGCCTTCGAGCTCGGCGCGACCGGCTACCTGCTGAAGAACGCCTGGCTGCAGAGCTTCGCGCAGGCGGTGCTGCAGGTGGTCAACGGCGGCGCGGCGATCACGCCGCGGCTGTCGCGCCGCCTGCTCGCGCGCCTGAGCCAGCAGGGCGGCGATGTGCCGCCGGACGCGCCGCAGCGCGAAGCCACGCTGACCGTGCGCGAGCGCGAGGTGCTGCGCTGCGTGGCGCGCGGCTGCGTCTCCAAGGAGATCAGCGAGCGGCTGGGCATCTCGGGCCAGACCGTCAATGCCCACATCAAGAACATCTACAAGAAGCTGCAGGTGCATTCGCGCGCGCAGGCCGTGAGCTTCGCGACGCACACCGGCCAGCTCTGA
- a CDS encoding mannose-1-phosphate guanylyltransferase/mannose-6-phosphate isomerase, producing the protein MTTSIIHPVVLCGGSGTRLWPLSRKALPKQFAPLVGGKSLLQLTLERLRGLHGEITCIASEEHRFLVRETVDAAGIGGRQILEPGGRNTAAAMAVAALQAGADDLLLFAPADHHIPDAELFARTVRGGVEAARAGRIVTFGVTPTFASTAYGYIEVGAAAGDGCSHAVSRFLEKPQAEVAAALIAHGGFCWNAGIFLVRAGTLVAALRTHAPDILLACEHAVASSSVDGSFLRLGVEAFQACRSESIDYAVLEKHPDIAMVRFEGAWSDVGSWNAVATLHPADEAGNRTSGKGRSLRARNTFIHAPHRPVVALGTENLIIVDTPDAVLVASADCAEQVAEVVRMLALEGRPEATEHRRTVRPWGAYDSVDNGERFQVKHITVKPGAKLSLQMHHHRSEHWIVVQGTAKTTCDGKVRLVRENESIYLPLGCVHRLENPGKTTLEVIEVQTGSYLGEDDIVRFDDSYGRCGIVADRGDAQNQPLLSIAGEGAVAAPAVAWNSPRPLPEPQPA; encoded by the coding sequence ATGACCACCTCCATCATCCATCCCGTCGTCCTGTGCGGCGGCAGCGGCACGCGCCTGTGGCCGCTCTCGCGCAAGGCATTGCCCAAGCAGTTCGCGCCGCTGGTGGGAGGCAAGAGCCTGCTGCAGCTCACGCTGGAGCGGCTGCGCGGCCTGCATGGCGAGATCACCTGCATCGCTTCGGAGGAACATCGCTTCCTCGTGCGCGAGACCGTGGACGCCGCCGGCATCGGCGGGCGCCAGATCCTCGAGCCCGGGGGCCGCAACACCGCGGCCGCGATGGCGGTGGCGGCGCTGCAGGCCGGGGCCGACGACCTGCTGCTGTTCGCGCCCGCCGACCATCACATCCCCGATGCCGAACTGTTCGCGCGCACCGTGCGCGGCGGCGTCGAGGCGGCGCGCGCCGGCCGCATCGTGACCTTCGGCGTCACGCCGACCTTCGCGAGCACGGCCTACGGCTACATCGAGGTGGGTGCCGCCGCGGGCGACGGTTGCAGCCACGCGGTCTCGCGCTTCCTCGAGAAGCCCCAGGCCGAGGTGGCGGCGGCGCTGATCGCGCATGGCGGCTTCTGTTGGAACGCGGGCATCTTCCTCGTGCGCGCCGGCACGCTGGTCGCGGCCTTGCGCACGCATGCGCCCGACATCCTGCTGGCCTGCGAGCACGCGGTCGCGTCGTCGTCGGTCGACGGCAGCTTCCTTCGGCTCGGCGTCGAGGCCTTCCAGGCCTGCCGCAGCGAGAGCATCGACTACGCGGTGCTCGAGAAGCACCCCGACATCGCGATGGTGCGCTTCGAGGGCGCGTGGAGCGACGTGGGCAGCTGGAACGCGGTGGCGACCCTGCACCCCGCCGACGAGGCCGGCAACCGCACGAGCGGCAAGGGCCGCAGCCTGCGCGCGCGCAACACCTTCATCCATGCGCCGCATCGCCCGGTGGTGGCGCTGGGCACCGAGAACCTGATCATCGTCGACACGCCCGACGCGGTGCTGGTCGCGAGCGCGGACTGCGCGGAGCAGGTCGCGGAGGTGGTGCGCATGCTGGCGCTCGAGGGCCGGCCCGAGGCCACCGAGCACCGGCGCACGGTGCGGCCCTGGGGCGCGTACGACAGCGTCGACAACGGCGAGCGTTTCCAGGTCAAGCACATCACGGTCAAGCCCGGCGCCAAGCTGTCGCTGCAGATGCATCACCACCGCTCGGAACACTGGATCGTGGTGCAGGGCACGGCCAAGACCACCTGCGACGGCAAGGTCAGGCTGGTGCGCGAGAACGAATCGATCTACCTGCCGCTGGGTTGCGTGCACCGGCTCGAGAACCCGGGCAAGACGACGCTGGAGGTGATCGAGGTCCAGACCGGCAGCTACCTCGGCGAAGACGACATCGTGCGCTTCGACGACAGCTACGGGCGCTGCGGCATCGTGGCGGATCGCGGCGATGCGCAGAACCAGCCGTTGCTGTCGATCGCCGGCGAAGGCGCGGTCGCGGCGCCGGCAGTGGCGTGGAACAGTCCGCGTCCGCTGCCCGAACCGCAGCCCGCCTGA